In Leptospira montravelensis, the genomic window TTCTTCTGAACTTTCTTCAGCATCAGAAGCAATGGATTCCAATTCTTCCATTGAAAGTGCAATTGGTCCTTCGTCTTCTTCTTCAGAATATTCAAAACCTTCCATTTGGCCTTCAAGTCCTTCTTCTGAACTTTCAGATTCTTGTAGCTCGGATTCCGGTTCTCCTAAATCAAAACCGAAATCATCACCGAGGTCCGTTTCTAGTTCGTCAGTTCCTTCCATTTCAGAAGTTTCGGATTCTTCTGTTTCTTCAATTGGATCACTTGCAATGATATTACCAAGTTCGTCTGGACTTAAAGTGATAGATTCGTCTTCTAATTCTTCGTTTAGAATGTCTAGTGTAGGTTCTTCAAAATCCTCTTCAACAGCTTCGCCAGAAATGTTTTCTAATTCTTCTAATGATAATGTGAGTGGACCTTCATCATCTTCTTCTTCATCCACTTCTAAATTAGGTTCTTCTTCAGGCGTTTCAAGTTCTCCACCTAACAGGTCAAAGCCGCCTTCTTCATCAGTGAAACTAGGAAGATCAGACTCTTCATCTGATGTGAGGAATTCTTCTTCAGAACCTAAAGTTTCCTCTAAACTCGCTTCACCGCCAGCGCCAAGTATGCTACCCAGTTCTTCGTCAGATAAAGTAAGATTTTCATCTTCTTTATTCTTCCCGAATAGTTCTTCTTCTTCTGGATCGACTAGTGGTTTGAAACTTGTATCTTCTTCCTCTGTCCCAGGTCCCAAATCATCTTTAGGAATAAAGGAATCTTCATCGTCATGATCTGTTAAATCAAATTGTGGTTTTCCTTCTTCATCGAAAGCAAGGTTTGTATCAATTTCTGAATCGTCTAAATCTAAATCAAGATCAGAATGTTCGTCGATAAGATTATTAGTATGGTCTTCTTCGTCAAAGTTTGAGCGTTCTGGTTCCCCTAAATGATCTTCTTCTTCCAAATTTCCAGTGATGTTTTCTAGTTCTTCCAAGGAAAGAGAAATTGGTCCTTCTTCTTCATCCTCTGTTTCTTGTCTGGATTTTTTGGAAGTTAAAATTCCATCGGCACCGTTAAGAATTGATTCAATTTCTTTATCAAGATCAATCAAATCATCATCGAACTCTAATTCAAGATCTTCATCAAGTGCTTCGTTATATGATTGTTTTGCGGGGCTTTTGGAATTTTCTTTTTCTGACTCTTCTTCGTAGTCAGAAAAATCAGCATGAATGTCTTCATCATGCAAAATGGGGTCTTCTTCCCCAAGTAAGTTTAAATCAGAATCTAAATCTATATCTAATAAATCATCATATGAATCTGAGGAAGCAACCATATCGGAAATGGAATCATCTTCCTCATCAAAGGCGGAAATATCGTCGAGATTTGGTGCTTCAATTCCAGGCGATACATCTAAGTCATCATCACCCATATCAAAATCATCCAAATCCAAGGAAAACGAGTCTTCATCAAGTATAGGTTCGATGTTTTCTAGATCTTCGTTTTTATTCTGTTCTTGATCCGCCATTCGCCTCGATTACCGTTTTCCCAAATTTAGTACCTGGCCATCCTCTAACGGCTGTTCCAAGATACTGTCCTCCATTTTGATTTGCGTTCCGGGTATATATCCACCCGCCAATTCAATCAAATCCTTTCCGTTTGCACCTGCATCCAAGGAATAGAATCCAGGGTTCCTTACTGGTCCCTCAATTCTAACACGAATCGGTTGTTCAGAATAGATTCTTTTTCGCAAATCAGGGTTTTCCTTTAAGTAATAGAATCCGGTCAAAAGTATCGTCACCAATACAGAACGTCGAATCCAATCTATAGCCAAAGGAAATCCCCCTCTGGTTTATTTTCGGCAAGAAGGGGGGAAAAAAATTAACGTTCGTGCAGTAAAATGCGAACTTTTGCTTTCTTTAGAAGAATTTCTTTGTCTTTCGAAACCGGAAGGGCTTCCGCTTCCTCTAGGAGTTCTACCGCGTGGTCATGGGACAAATCATCCTCAGAATCTCCACCTTCGGTAAGCACTCGGATTTGGTCATTTCTCACTTCACAGAAACCCCCATCGATGGCGATTCGGAACTCTTTTCCTGCAGAATGCAATTTGATGAGCCCGAAATCGAGTTGGGAAACAAGTGTGGCATGTCCTGGCAAAATTCCAAAATAACCCACAGAACCTGGCAGAATCACTGATTCTGCCTTGCCCTGATAAAGGATTTTGTCGGGTGAGATGACCGTTAAAGTCAGTTCTTTACTCATCCGAATTAACCTTTGAGTTGTTTTGCCGCTTCGATCGCTTCGTCAATCGAACCGACCATATAGAAGGCTTGTTCTGGAAGTGTGTCATACTTACCTTCAATGATTCCTTTGAAGGAACGGATGGTATCTTCCAATTTTACATACTTTCCAGGTCGACCAGTGAACTGTTCCGCTACGTGGAACGGTTGAGAAAGGAATTTCTCCAAACGACGAGCACGAGATACTAGAATTTTGTCATCCTCAGAAAGTTCGTCCATACCAAGGATCGCAATGATATCTTGAAGGTCTTTGTATCTTTGAAGGATTCTTTGTACTTCACGCGCTGTGTTGTAGTGTTCTTCCCCAACGATTTGTGGGTTCATGATGCGTGATGTGGAATCGAGCGGATCCACAGCAGGATAAATCCCTTTTTCAGAAATCGCCCGAGATAATGTCGTTGTTGCATCTAAGTGAGCAAACGCCGTTGCTGGAGCCGGGTCAGTTAAGTCGTCGGCAGGAACGTAGATCGCTTGCACCGAAGTGATGGAACCACGAACCGTTGATGTAATCCGCTCTTGTAATCCACCCATCTCTGTAGAAAGAGTTGGTTGGTATCCTACCGCAGATGGCATACGACCAAGAAGGGCCGATACTTCAGACCCTGCTTGCGAGAAACGGAAGATATTATCTACGAAAAGTAAAATGTCTGATCCGGATTCATCACGGAAGTTTTCTGCCATAGTTAATGCAGAAAGTGCGATACGAAGACGAGCACCTGGTGGTTCGTTCATCTGACCAAAACAAAGAACTGTTTTGTCGATAACTCCCGATTCCTTCATCTCGTTCCAAAGGTCGTTTCCTTCACGAGTTCTTTCACCCACACCAGCGAACACAGAGTAACCACCATGTTGTTTTGCAATGTTGTTGATAAGCTCTTGGATAAGAACCGTTTTCCCTACCCCAGCACCACCGAATAGTCCTGTTTTTCCCCCCTTGATATAAGGAGCGAGTAGATCGATTACCTTGATTCCTGTTTCAAAAATCTCAGTTTTAGGTTTAATTTCTTCGTAAGAAGGAGCGTTTCTATGGATTGGCATCTTTTTTACGTCTTTAGGAAGGTCACCGAGTTCGTCGATAGCCTCACCAAGTACGTTAAAGATACGACCAAGAGTTTTTGTTCCTACCGGAACAGAAATTGGAACTCCTGTATCAATGACTTCTAATCCTCTTTTTAATCCGTCAGTGGATTGAAGGGAGATCGCACGAACCGTGTTGTCTCCAATGTGCTGTTGCACTTCTGCAGTAATAGTTACGTCTTTGCCGTTCACTTTAGATTGGATTTCAACAGCATTGTAGATCTCAGGCATATTCCCGGATTCAAAACTGATGTCCATTACCGAACCGATGATTTGTTTAATTTTACCTTTATTCATATATACTCCGAAAGACCTTTGTTAGGAGATGGCTTCCGCTCCCCCTACGATTTCTGAAATTTCCTGCGTAATTTTTGCCTGACGTACTCGGTTGTAACCGCGAGTCAGAAGTTTGATCATCTCACCAGCAGCATCCGTAGCTGCTTTCATTGCCACTCTTCGTGCAATGTGTTCGGAAGCTACCGACTCTAAAATGATTTTAACAAAAGTAGTTTTGATCACCATAGGAAGTAGGTTTTCCAAAATAGTTTTTGGATCCGGTTCATACAAAACCTCTGGACCAGAAGATCCTTTCACACTTGAATCTTCCATTGATAAAGGAAGAACCGTCGTGATCTCCGGTTTTTGAGTTGCTGCCGAATAGTAATGAGTGGAAATAATTTCAACTGAATCCACTGATTCATTTGCAAAACGTTCCATAAAGTAAGAAGCAAGATCGTTTGCTTCCTTACTTCCTGCTTTATCATCGATATTGGTATGTGTTGTTACCAACTCAACTTTTGCAAATTTAAAGAAAGAAATTGCCTTTTTCCCTGCTGCATGGACTTCAACTTCCACACCTTTTGACTTCAACTCTTCGATACGGTTTTTGACCATACGAAGAAGGTTGGAGTTAAAACCACCGCATAACCCACGGTTTGCGGCAATCGCAAGGATAGCAACTTTTCGGATTTTGTCCGGCTTCCTTAAGTAAGGGCTGTGGATGATCCCAGCAAGGCTAGACAAAGAAGATACTAACTCACGAGTTAAATCGGCATACGGTTTTGCCGCATTCACTTTGTTAGTGGCTTTTTTTGCCTTTGCCGTGGAGACCATCTCCATCGTTCGAGTGATTTTTCTCGTGTTTTTAACCGAGTTAATCCTCTTTTTTATCTCACGCGGTGTCGCCAAGATCTTTCCCCTTAATTATTCTTTGCTAGAAAATGTTCAGCAATCGACTTGATTGTTTTTTGCAGAGCTGCTTCTTGTTTTACTTCTTTGGCAGTTCTGATTTCTTCCAAAATTTCAGAGTGTTGTTCTCTCATCGTTTTCAAAAGGTAAGTTTCAAATTCACGAACCTTAGCTGTAGGAATTGTATCCATAAAACCTTTGGTTACAGCAAAGATGGAGATCACTTGTTCTTCTACCGGAGTGGGAGAATTGTTTGGTTGTTTGAGAATTTCAAGGACTCGGTATCCACGATCAAGCTGTGCTTGTGTCACTGGGTCGAGTTCTGTTCCTAACTGTGCAAACGCTTCTAAGTCACGGAACTGTGCAAGGTCGGACTTGAGAGTTCCCGCTACTTTTTTCATCGCTTTGATTTGCGCAGCAGATCCAACCCGTGATACAGAAATTCCCACATCCACCGCAGGGCGAAGGCCCGATGCAAATAGGTTGGATTGAAGGTAAATCTGACCATCAGTGATGGAAATTACGTTGGTAGGAATGTATGCAGATACTTCCCCTTCTTGAGTTTCAATGATTGGAAGTGCTGTCATAGACCCACCACCAAATTTATCATCAAGTTTCGCTGCTCTTTCAAGGAGGCGAGAGTGAAGGTAGAATACGTCCCCAGGATATGCTTCACGACCTGGTGGGCGGCGAAGTAAAAGTGACATTTGTCGGTATGCTACGGCTTGTTTAGAAAGGTCATCATAAACAACGAGTGTTGCTTTCCCTTCTTCATACATAAAGTATTCAGCCATAGTCGCACCAGAGTAAGGTGCAATGTATAACATAGGAGCAGGTTCAGATGCGTTTGCCGATACGATGATCGTATATTCTAATGCACCTTTTTCGCGTAACATTTCGATGGTGGAAGCAACAGTAGATGCTTTTTGTCCAATCGCTACGTAAACGCAGATCACACCTTTTCCTTTTTGGTTGATGATGGTGTCGATCGCGATGGAAGTTTTTCCTGTTCCGCGGTCACCAATGATGAGCTCTCTTTGTCCACGTCCAATGGGGATCATCGCATCAATTGCTTTGATTCCTGTTTGCATTGGTTCATGAACTGATTTTCTCATCGCAATCCCTGGAGCTGGTGACTCAACAGGTCTTGTTTTTTTTGCGTTCAGAGGTCCTTTTCCGTCGATCACTTCCCCGAGTGGGTTAAGCACACGACCGAGAAGTTCTGGTCCCACTGGAACTTCGAAGATCTTTCCTACACGTTTAACGGAAAAACCTTCTTCAATTTTAATATAATCACCGAAGATTACAACCCCTACGGAGTTTTCTTCTAAGTTGAATGCTTGTCCTCGAACTCCGTTTTGGAATTCAACAAGCTCTCCTGACATTACGTTTGTGAGTCCGTAAACTCTCGCAATCCCGTCCCCTACTTCGAGAACCGTTCCGACTTCTTCAACTTGAAGGTCTTTTTTGAAGTTTTTAATTTCTTGTTTTAGTACCGACGTTACTTCGTCTGTTTTAATTTTCATTCAAATGCTCCGACTGGGATTTTCTTTTGGAGGAGAGCCTCTTCTATTCCTGCAAGTTTTGCACGGATCGAGGCATCGATTAAAAAGTCGTCTATAAAGAGTTTGAATCCACCAATAAGGGCTGGATCCGTTTGTTCCGTAACACGTAATTCGCGTTCGAACTTGGAAGAGATAGACTTGGTGATTCGATCTACAGCTTCTTTGCCAAGAGAATCTTTGGAAACAATGCGAAGAGAACTACGATTTTTAAGTCGGTCCACTCCTGTTCTATAATCTTCCAAAATATCCTTGAGGAATAGAAATCGATTCTTACGAACCACAAGTGTGATGAAGTTGGCAACGATTTCCGATGCCTTCCCTTGAACTGACTTTTCAGCAGTTCTTTCTTTCTCAGAAGGATCAACTAATGGAGAAAGGAAATAATGGCGAATTGACTCATCAGAGAAGAAAACATCAACGAGTGCTGAAAGTTCCTCTTCTGTTGACTCAAGTGAGTTAGCTTCCTGAGCTAACTCCAAAAGTGCCGTTGCGTAAACCTTTGAAATTTGGTTCAGACTCATTTGATTTTAAGTTTATCGAGTTTTGCGATCTCTTTTTCGACAAAGGAAGCATAGTCTTCCTTCTTCAATTGTTTCTCCAAGATCTCACTCGCGATGAGAACGGACATTTCCACAATTTGGTTTTGCATTTCAGATAAAGCTCTGCTCTTCGCTAAATCGATTTCGCGAATTGCGTTATCTTTAATGCCTTTCACTTCGTTGTGTGCTTCTTCCGTCAATCGAGAGCGGAGAGCAACTGCATCTTTTTTAGCTTCATCTACAATTTTATGAGCTTCTTCCGTCGCTTTGAAGAGTTGGTCTTTGTATTCTTTTAAAGACTTTTCTGCTTCTACACGAAGGGTTTCTGCTTTGTTGATATCGCCTTGGATGCCGGAAGCACGTTCTTCGAGAGCATGAAGGATCTTGTCCCATGCAAATTTTTTAAGAACGAAGACAACAACTGAGAAAGTGACCAGGGTCCAGATGACCAGACCCGGATTGACTTTCAGCAAATTGAAGCCGGAAGCCGCGAGGATAACCAAGACTATTGTCCTTGTTCTACTTTAGTGGCACCAGCACCAATTGTTTTGTCAATTGAGCCATTGAGTTTGAGCGCGATAAGAAGAGCGATAACCACTGCGAAAAGTGCTGCTCCTTCAATCATACCTGCTGCTACGTAAAGAACGAGTTGGATCTTTCCAGCTGCTTCTGGTTGGCGGCTTATGCTTTCTGCCACTGATCCACCAATTCTACCAATACCGATTCCTGCACCAAGTAATGCAAGTCCTGCTGCGAGTCCTACTGCGATGTATCCTAAACCGAATTCCATTGTTTTCGTTTCACTCCTGTGTGTTTTATAATATAAATAAAACCAATCTTAATGTCTATGCATCACAGTTCCGATGAACACGGTTGTGAGCAGTGAGAAAATGAACGCTTGTAAAAAAGCTACAAGTAGTTCTAAAAAGTAAATAAGCACTGAACTGAGAACAGATACAGGTGCAATGAGCCAATTTTCGCTCATAAAGATAAACCCAAGTAACGCAAGGATCATAACGTGTCCTGCTGTCATGTTGGCAAGTAACCTCATGGTTAACGCAAACGAACGTGCAATATGAGTGACGATAAATTCAAGAACCCACATCAGTGGCCAGAGTGGGAGTGGAACTCCCTTAGGAACCGCATGTGCTACAAAG contains:
- the atpG gene encoding ATP synthase F1 subunit gamma, translated to MATPREIKKRINSVKNTRKITRTMEMVSTAKAKKATNKVNAAKPYADLTRELVSSLSSLAGIIHSPYLRKPDKIRKVAILAIAANRGLCGGFNSNLLRMVKNRIEELKSKGVEVEVHAAGKKAISFFKFAKVELVTTHTNIDDKAGSKEANDLASYFMERFANESVDSVEIISTHYYSAATQKPEITTVLPLSMEDSSVKGSSGPEVLYEPDPKTILENLLPMVIKTTFVKIILESVASEHIARRVAMKAATDAAGEMIKLLTRGYNRVRQAKITQEISEIVGGAEAIS
- the atpA gene encoding F0F1 ATP synthase subunit alpha, giving the protein MKIKTDEVTSVLKQEIKNFKKDLQVEEVGTVLEVGDGIARVYGLTNVMSGELVEFQNGVRGQAFNLEENSVGVVIFGDYIKIEEGFSVKRVGKIFEVPVGPELLGRVLNPLGEVIDGKGPLNAKKTRPVESPAPGIAMRKSVHEPMQTGIKAIDAMIPIGRGQRELIIGDRGTGKTSIAIDTIINQKGKGVICVYVAIGQKASTVASTIEMLREKGALEYTIIVSANASEPAPMLYIAPYSGATMAEYFMYEEGKATLVVYDDLSKQAVAYRQMSLLLRRPPGREAYPGDVFYLHSRLLERAAKLDDKFGGGSMTALPIIETQEGEVSAYIPTNVISITDGQIYLQSNLFASGLRPAVDVGISVSRVGSAAQIKAMKKVAGTLKSDLAQFRDLEAFAQLGTELDPVTQAQLDRGYRVLEILKQPNNSPTPVEEQVISIFAVTKGFMDTIPTAKVREFETYLLKTMREQHSEILEEIRTAKEVKQEAALQKTIKSIAEHFLAKNN
- a CDS encoding SLBB domain-containing protein, producing the protein MAIDWIRRSVLVTILLTGFYYLKENPDLRKRIYSEQPIRVRIEGPVRNPGFYSLDAGANGKDLIELAGGYIPGTQIKMEDSILEQPLEDGQVLNLGKR
- the atpH gene encoding ATP synthase F1 subunit delta; protein product: MSLNQISKVYATALLELAQEANSLESTEEELSALVDVFFSDESIRHYFLSPLVDPSEKERTAEKSVQGKASEIVANFITLVVRKNRFLFLKDILEDYRTGVDRLKNRSSLRIVSKDSLGKEAVDRITKSISSKFERELRVTEQTDPALIGGFKLFIDDFLIDASIRAKLAGIEEALLQKKIPVGAFE
- the atpE gene encoding ATP synthase F0 subunit C yields the protein MEFGLGYIAVGLAAGLALLGAGIGIGRIGGSVAESISRQPEAAGKIQLVLYVAAGMIEGAALFAVVIALLIALKLNGSIDKTIGAGATKVEQGQ
- a CDS encoding F0F1 ATP synthase subunit B: MVILAASGFNLLKVNPGLVIWTLVTFSVVVFVLKKFAWDKILHALEERASGIQGDINKAETLRVEAEKSLKEYKDQLFKATEEAHKIVDEAKKDAVALRSRLTEEAHNEVKGIKDNAIREIDLAKSRALSEMQNQIVEMSVLIASEILEKQLKKEDYASFVEKEIAKLDKLKIK
- the atpD gene encoding F0F1 ATP synthase subunit beta, translated to MNKGKIKQIIGSVMDISFESGNMPEIYNAVEIQSKVNGKDVTITAEVQQHIGDNTVRAISLQSTDGLKRGLEVIDTGVPISVPVGTKTLGRIFNVLGEAIDELGDLPKDVKKMPIHRNAPSYEEIKPKTEIFETGIKVIDLLAPYIKGGKTGLFGGAGVGKTVLIQELINNIAKQHGGYSVFAGVGERTREGNDLWNEMKESGVIDKTVLCFGQMNEPPGARLRIALSALTMAENFRDESGSDILLFVDNIFRFSQAGSEVSALLGRMPSAVGYQPTLSTEMGGLQERITSTVRGSITSVQAIYVPADDLTDPAPATAFAHLDATTTLSRAISEKGIYPAVDPLDSTSRIMNPQIVGEEHYNTAREVQRILQRYKDLQDIIAILGMDELSEDDKILVSRARRLEKFLSQPFHVAEQFTGRPGKYVKLEDTIRSFKGIIEGKYDTLPEQAFYMVGSIDEAIEAAKQLKG
- the atpC gene encoding ATP synthase F1 subunit epsilon, whose product is MSKELTLTVISPDKILYQGKAESVILPGSVGYFGILPGHATLVSQLDFGLIKLHSAGKEFRIAIDGGFCEVRNDQIRVLTEGGDSEDDLSHDHAVELLEEAEALPVSKDKEILLKKAKVRILLHER